The genomic interval GACGATCCCTCGGAGTGGCCCGCGCACGCGAAGCTCATCTGGATCAACTCGCCGTCGAACCCCGACGGGCGGGTGATGGACGTGGCCGCGCTGGCGGCGGCCGTCGCCCGGGCGCGCGAGATCGGCGCCGTGATCGTGGGGGACGAGTGCTACGCCGAATTCGGCTGGGAGTCGCCGTGGGATCGGGAGCCGATCCCCTCGATCCTCGACCCGCGCGTCGTGGGCGAGACGGACGGGGCGCCCGACCACCGCGGCGTGCTCAGCGCCTACTCGCTGAGCAAGCAGTCGAACCTCGCGGGCTACCGCGCGGCGTTCGTCGCCGGCGATCCCGCGCTCGTCGCACGGCTCCTCACCGTCCGCAAGCACGCCGGCCTCATGCAGCCGGCCCCCGTGCAGGCCGCGATGATCGCGGCGCTCGGCGACGAGTCGCACGTCGCGGAGCAGCGCGAGCGCTACCGCGCCAGGCGCGCCGCGATCCTGCCGGCGCTCGAAGCCGCCGGATACCGCGTGGAGGGCAGCGAGGCGGGGCTCTACCTCTGGGCGACGCGCGGGCGCGACGCCTGGGAGAGCGTCGCCGAGTTCGCGGAGCTCGGGATCGTGGTGGGTCCCGGACACTTCTACGGAGCGCACTCGCCGGAGCACGTGCGTCTCGCGCTGACGGCGAGCGACGCGGCCATCTCGGCGGCGGCGGAGCGCATCGCCCCGGCCTGAGCCGAATCGACATTTCGTTCGACGTCAAGATAATCTAGGAAGGGTGCGCCGCGCATGCGGCGGCGTCCGGGGGCTCCCGAGGGAGCCGCTAAGGTGTACAGAACGGCGGCGTCACACCCGACGCCCGGCCGGCATTCGACCTCACGAGGAGACGACGTGACCGATTCGACTCAGAGCCAGGGCCCGGCGGCGGCGAAGCTGACGTTCCCCGGTGGCAGCGCCGAGCTCCCCCTGCTCGACTCCGTGGACGGGCACCCCGCGATCGACGTCAGCACGCTCACCAAGCAGACCGGATACACGGCGCTCGACTACGGTTTCGTGAACACGGCGTCGACGAAGTCGGAGATCACGTACATCGACGGCGACGAGGGCATTCTGCGCTACCGCGGCTACCCGATCGAGGAGCTCGCGCAGAAGTCCACCTTCATCGAGGTCGCCTACCTGCTCATCTACGGGGAGCTGCCCACGCCCGAGCAGCTCGAGGGGTTCACCAACGAGATCCGGCGGCACACCCTCCTCCACGAGGACATGCGGTACTACTTCGAGGCCGTGCCGCACACCGCGCACCCCATGGCGGTGCTCTCCGGCGGCCTGCAGACGATGTCGACCTACTACGAGAGCTCGCTCGACACGACCGTGCCCGAGTTCGTCGAGGTCAACACGATCCGTCTGCTCGCGAAGCTGCCCGTGCTCGCGGCCTACGCGCACAAGAAGTCGATCGGCCAGGCCTTCCTGTACCCCGACAACGAGCTCAACTTCGTCGAGAACTTCCTGCGGCTGAACTTCGGCAACAAGGCCGAGAAGTACGAGATGAATCCCGTGCTCGTCGATGCGCTCGACAAGCTCCTGATCCTGCACGCCGATCACGAGCAGAACGCGTCGACCTCGACCGTGCGCCTCGTCGGCTCGACCGGGGCGAACATGTTCTCCTCGGTGTCCGCGGGCATCAACGCCCTCTCCGGTCCGCTGCACGGCGGCGCGAACGAGGCCGTGCTCGACATGCTCGCGCAGATCCGCGACTCTGGGCAGAGCGTGGCCACCTTCGTGGAGAAGGTGAAGCGCAAGGAGGACGGGGTGAAGCTCATGGGCTTCGGGCACCGCGTCTACAAGAACTACGATCCGCGCGCCCGCATCGTCAAGGAGAGCGCCGGCCGGGTGCTCGAGGAGCTCGGCGTCAACGACCCGCTGCTCGGTCTCGCGCAGGAGCTCGAGCAGATCGCCCTCGAGGACGACTACTTCAAGGAGCGCAAGCTCTACCCGAACGTCGACTTCTACACCGGCGTCATCTACAAGGCCATGGGGTTCCCGACGCGGATGTTCACGGTGCTCTTCGCGATCGGGCGCCTGCCCGGCTGGATCGCGCAGTGGCGCGAGGCGCGCGAGGACCGTCAGACGAAGATCGGCCGGCCGCAGCAGCTCTACATCGGCTCCCCGGAGCGCCACCTCGACCGCTGACCCCGGTCCGCTGACGGCCGGCCCGCGCTGCCGGTCTGTGCCGACTGCCGGCCCGTGTCTGCCGGCCGCTGTCTGTCTCCCGGCCCGTGTCTGCCGGCCGCTGTCTGACTGCCGGCCCGTGTCTGCCGGCCGCTGTCTGTCTCCCGGCCGCTGTCTGCCGGCCGACCGCGCCGCGCGCGTGCTTCGCACGTCACTCGTTGCGGCTTGAGCGGCCCCGAAGTCGCACTTACTGACGTGCGAGCGGCGGGTTCCGCGTGCGAGCGGCGGGTTCCGCGTGCGAGCGTCGGGTTCCGCGCGCGGGTCTGCGCTGGCCTGCGCGGGCGCGTCAGGTTCATGCCGCTCACACCTCGGCCGATCCGCATGGAATCGCCCGATCCGCAGGCGATCCGCTGCGGGGCTGTGGAGAACTCCTCCTGTCGGCCGGCTCCCGGCCCATGCTGAAGGCATGTCCTCTGCACGGTCGCCGCTTCCCGAATCGCTTCCCGCCCTGTTCTCGACCGTGTCGGCGCGCGATCGCGGGGTCGCGCCTTCCCGGCTGCGTGCCGCAGACCTGATCGCGCCGCGCCGCGGCGTGCGGCTGCGCGACGATCCGATCACGTCGGTCGAGCAGTCGAGCCGCTTCGAACGTCATCGCCGCGCAGAGCTCGAGCGGATCCGGGCCGTCGCCCTCGTGAGCACGCCGACGCAATTCTTCAGCCATCGAAGCGCCGCGCTCCTGTGGGGCGCGCCGGTGCCTCACCGCCCCGGAGCGCCGGTGCATCTCAGCGTGCTGCTGCCGAGGCGCTCGCCGCGCGCGGACGGCGTGGTCGGGCACAATCTCTCCGCACGTCTGTGTTCGGTGACCGAGCTCGACGGACTGCGCCTGACCGCTCCGGCGGTCGCCTGGGCGCAGCTCGGGACCCTTTCGGTGCCCGAGCTCGTGGCCGTCGGCGACTTCCTGGTGCGGAAGTACCGCGACGGGCACGGCCGTCGAGACGCCGGCCGCCCGCCGCTCGCCGCGATGACCGAACTCGCCGACGCGCTCGCGCAGGGGCGCCGGTTCGGAGCCGCGCGGCTGCGCGCGGCGCTCGGCTTGATCCGAGAGGATTCCTGGTCGCCCCAGGAATCGCTCGTCCGCGTCGAGATCGTGCGCTCGGGGCTTCCGGAGCCGGAGCTCAACGGGGACGTCTTCGACGACGCCGGTCGGTTCCTCGGCTGTCTCGACATGCGGTATCCGCGATATCGGGTCGGGATCGAGTACCAGGGCGAGCAGCACGAGGGGCGTTACGCGGACGACGTCGAGCGGCTCGCGGCCCTCCGTGCGGCGGGCTGGAACATTGTCGAGGTGACGCGCTCGCTGCGCCGACGGCCCGGCGAGCTCGTCTCGCGGGTGCGAGCCGCCCTCGAGGAACGCGGATGGCGGGATCCGCGGAGCGCGTGAGCGCCCGCTGATCCTCTGCGCGCGGACTCGCCGGAGCGCTCGCCGAGTTCTCGGCGACGCGGGATCGCCGAGTCCGCCGTGTCCGCAGTGTTCGCCGTGTCCGCCGTGAGCGAGGATCGTCCTCGACGGCCCGCTCGGACGTCAGTCGTTGCGGCTTGGAGCGCGTCCGACCCACATTTCCTGACGTGCGAGCGCTTCGAGCTCGGGGTCGGGGGCGGGGTCGGATCGGGGGCGGGGTCGGGAATGGGGCGCCCGGATCGCGCCTCGACCCGGGCGCGGCGGCGCTACGCGTGGAGCGCGGCGTTGAGCACGATGCCGGCGCCCTCGCGGGGAAGCGCCTCCACCGCGCCGGTGCGCGAGTTGCGGCGGAAGAGGAGCTTCGCGACGCCCGAGAGCTCGACGGCCTTCACCTCGACGGCCTCGCCCGGCGCATCGGCGGTGCCCTGCGGCAGCACGACCTTCGTGCCTGCGGTGACGTACAGGCCTGCCTCGACGACGCTGTCGTCGCCGAGGGAGATGCCGATCCCCGAGTTCGCCCCGAGCAGCGCCCGCTCGCCGATCGTGATGCGCTGGGTGCCGCCGCCGGAGAGGGTGCCCATGATGGACGCACCGCCGCCGATGTCCGAGCCGTCGCCCACGACGACGCCCTGCGAGATGCGCCCCTCGACCATCGAGGCGCCCAGGGTCCCGGCGTTGAAGTTCACGAAGCCCTCGTGCATCACCGTCGTGCCCGGCGCGAGATGGGCGCCGAGACGCACGCGCGAGGCGTCGGCGATGCGCACGCCCGCGGGCACGACGTAATCGGTGAGGCGCGGGAACTTGTCGAGCCCCACCGCGGTGATCCCCGCCCGCTTGAGCTGCGGCAGCCGCGCCGCGTACTCCTCGGGCAGCATCGGCCCGGCCGTCGTCCACGCGACGTTCGGCAGCTTGCCGAAGACGCCGTCCAGGTTGAGCGCGTTCGGCCGCACCAGGCAGTGCGACAGCAGGTGCAGACGGAGATAGGCGTCCTCCGTCGACGCGGGGGCCGCGTCGAGGTCGATCTCGAGATTCACGGGGCGCAGCTCCACACCGCGCGCCTCGTCGGCGCCCGCCTGCGCCTCGAGCTCCGCCGGCGCGATCCACGGATCGCGCTCCTCCGGGCGCTTGCCGAGCGCGGGGGCGGGGAACCAGGCATCGAGAACGGTGCCGTTCGCGGCGATCGTGGCGATTCCGGCGGACCAGGCGTAGCGGGTGTCAGTCATGACGGCCAGTGTATCGGTGCCGCTAGGCTGGTTCCGTGAGTGACGAGTCGACCCCGCAGCCCGTGCCCCTCCTCGACCCGAGCGCCGGTCCCGTGGCGCTCACGCGGGCGCTGTGCGACATCCCGTCCGTCTCCGGCGACGAGCGCGCGATCGCCGATGCGGTGGAGGCCGCGCTCGCCGCGCACGCCCCCCATCTGCAGGTCGTGCGCGACGGAGACACCCTCATCGCCCGCACGGAGCTCGGGCGCGCGCGCCGCGTCGCGATCGCCGGGCATCTCGACACCGTCCCGATCAACGACAACCTGCCGGTGCGCGACGAGATCGACCCGGAGACGGGCGAGGCGTGCATCCGCGGCCGCGGCACGGTCGACATGAAGGCGGGCGTCGCGGTGCAGCTCGCGCTCGCCGTGGAGCTCACCGACCCCGCCGTCGACCTCACCTGGATCTGGTACGACCACGAGGAGGTGGCCTCAGACCTCAGCGGCCTGGGACGCGCGATGCGTCACCGCCCCGAGCTCTTCGCGGCGGACTTCGCGATCCTCGGCGAGCCCTCCAACGGCACCATCGAGGGCGGCTGCAACGGCACCCTCCGCGCCCGCGTCACGCTCACGGGCACCCGCGCGCACGCCGCGCGCAGCTGGATGGGTGTCAACGCCATCCACCGGGCCGGCCTCCTCCTCGATCGTCTCGCCGCCTTCGAACCCGAGCGCATCGTGGTCGACGGCCTCGAGTATCGCGAGGGACTGAACGCGGTGCGCATCGAGGGCGGCGTCGCCGGCAACGTCATCCCGGATCGCTGCGACATCGAGGTGAACTACCGCTTCGCGCCGAGCCGCACGGCCGAAGAGGCCGCGGAGGTCGTGCGCGAGTTCTTCGCCGATGCCGACGAGGTGGAGATCGTCGACCTGGCGCCGGGGGCGAGGCCGGGCCTCGACGCCCCGCTCGCGCAGGGCTTCGTCGCCGCCGTGGGCGCCGTGCCCACGGCCAAGTTCGGCTGGACGGACGTCTCCCGCTTCTCGGCGCTCGGCATTCCCGCCGTGAACTTCGGGCCGGGGAACGCGATGCTCGCGCACGCGGACGACGAGCGCGTGCCGGTCGCGCAGATCGAGTCCGCGGCCGACGCGCTGCGCTCCTGGCTCGCCACCGCGGGGTGATCGCGGCGTCATGCGCCGTCGCGCCGTTCGACCTGGCGCGGCCGAACCCGATAAAATGGCACTGAACCACCAAACTTGCGAGGAGGCGTCATGGCTGCAATGAAACCGAGGACTGGGGACGGACCCATGGAGGCGGTGCGCGAGAGCCGCCTGATCGTCGTCCGCGTCCCGCTCGAGGGCGGCGGACGCCTGGTGGTCTCGGTCAACGACGAGGAGGCCGGCGAGCTGCGCGACGTGCTCGCCGCGGTGCTCGACGGCTGATCCGCCCGGCTCGACCACGAAGCCCCGCCGCATCGCGCGGCGGGGCTTCGTGCGTCCGCACGTCAGCCGTCGAGCCGCACGAGCGCGAGCACGCCGTCCCCCGCGGGGGAGAGCATGGGCGCGATCGCCGGGGACTCCGCCACGAGGGCGAGGAGGTCGCGGCAGGCGATGGTCGCCTCGTCGCGCGCCGCCGGATCGGGGACCCTGCCGTGCGCGAACACTCCGGGGACGATGATGCAGCCGCCGGGGCGGACGATGCCGAGCGCGTTCTCGAAGTGCTCGAGCAGCTGCGCGGGATCCGCGTCGACGAGCACGAGATCGTACGCCGCGAGGTTGAGCCGCGGGACGACGTGCCTCGCATCGCCCTCGATGAGGCGCAGCCGGGCGGCCGGGATGCCCGCCTGCGCGAAGACGCCCTTCGCTTCGCGCAGGTGCTCGGCTTCGAGCTCGATGGAGGTGAGGGTCGCCTCGGGCGCATAGCGCAGCAGGGACAGCCCGCTCACGCCGACGCCCGTGCCGATCTCGCAGACGGCCTTCGCTCCCGCGAGCACCGTGAACGCGGAGAGCTGCGCGGCGACGGAGCGGCTGACGGGCTCGACGCCGAGCTCGAGGGAGAGGCGGCGTGCCCGGACGAGCGCATCCGTCTCGCCGGGGTACTGCTCGGCGTACTGCCAGTTGCGTTCGAGCTTGCTCACGTTCTCCTCCGGGGGCTCCCGCGCGGCCGTGCGCCGCGGATCCTCCCAGCGTAGGGGGCGCTGCGCACGGGCGGATCCTCCCACGCGCACGAGCCCGCGATTCGGGCGTCGCGGGAGGTCCGCGCCGGGCCCCCACCCACTACGATGGGGGGAATGGGGCTCACGATCGACAAGATACTGGTGATCATGGTGATCGCCATGTTCGTGCTGGGCCCCGACAAGCTGCCGATGTACGCGAAGAAGCTCGGCGAGTTCGTGCGCAACATCAAGCACATGGCCGACGGCGCCAAGGATCGGCTGCGCGATGAGATGGGCCCCGAGTTCGACGAGGTCGACTGGAAGCAGCTGGATCCGCGTCAGTACGATCCGCGCCGGATCATCCGCGACGCCCTCGTCGAGGACGAGCGCGAGGCGCGCGCCGCGGCGCGCAAGGAGCGCGTCGCCGAAGCCGCGAAGGCGCGGCAGGAACGGCTCGGACCCGCCGTGCCCGGAGAACTGAACTTCGACGAGGAAGCGACGTGAGCGACCGCGGGGACGCGTCGCCGGCAGTGCACGGCCTCGCCGACCGCGGGTCGATGCTGTGCGCCATCGAGGAGGCGGCGAGCCGCACCACGGCCGAAGGGTACGGCGCCTTCATCTGCGTGAGCGTCGACGATCTCTCTGCCGTCAACGACGCCTTCGGATATGAGGCGGGGGACATCCTCATCGACGCAGCCGCGGAGCGCCTGCGTGCGATCAGCATCCCCGGCGTGCGCCTCGGGCGCATCGGCGTGGAGACCTTCGGCGTGCTCGCCGGGGCGCTCGGCACCGATCGCGCCCGCGCCGAGCGGCGCTGCCGCGAGCTCGTCGACGCGGTGAGCGCAGCGCTCACGGGGAAGGCGGATCTCGGCTCCGGCGTGCCCATCGAGCTCTCCGCGAGCATCGGCTTCGTCATCTGGACGCTTCCCGCCTTCCCGCGCTCGGCGCACGGCGCGGACGCCGCCGGCTTCATCGATGCCGCGTATCTGCGGACGGCCGACGCCTTCGAGATCATGAAGTGCGCGGACATCGCCCGCAAGCGCATCGTGGCCTCCGAGACCACGAAGCGGGCGCGGAGGTTCCTCCCCTACATGCTCGAGGAGGCCCAGGAGCGGGTCCACCTCATTTCGGAACTGCGCCGCGGCATCCGAGCGGGCGAGCTGCGGCTCTACGCCCAGCCCATCGTGGACGCCGAGCGCAGGCTCATCGGTGAGGAGGGGCTCATCCGCTGGCTCAGCCCCGAGCGCGGACTCGTGCCGCCCGACAGCTTCATCCCGCTCGCCGAGCAGACCGACGTCATCGTGGAGATCGGGGAGTGGGTGCTCGAGGAGGCCTGCCGCATCCTCGCGGAATGGAGCCGCGATCCGCGGTTCCGGGACGTGACCTTCTCGGTGAACCTGAGCGCGCGCCAGCTGCGGACCAAGGACTTCGCGGAGCGGCTGCGAGAGCTCGTCTCGACGCACGGGGTGCCCGCCGAGCGGCTGAAGCTCGAACTCACCGAGAGCGTGCTGCAGTCCGATCTGGAGAGCACCATCCGCATGCTCACCCTGCTCCGCGCCGACGGGATCCTCGCCTCGCTCGACGACTTCGGCACCGGCTACTCCTCGCTGAGCTACTTGCATCAGCTCCCGGTGCAGCAGCTGAAGATCGATCGTTCCTTCGTGACGACCGTCGCGGAGGATCGGCAGGCGGCCGCGATCGCCCGCACGATCGTGGAGCTCGGCACCACGCTCGGCCTGCAGGTCGTGGCCGAGGGGGTCGAGACCGAGGCGCAGTTCGCCGAGCTCCGGCGGATCGGGGTGGACGCCTTCCAGGGGTACCTGTTCGGCAAGCCGCGTCCCGTCGAGGAGCTGGCGGCGGTCTGAGGCGGAGCCGGCGCGTGCCGGATCGGGGCGCGCAGAACGCGGCGAGGGCAGGAACGGAGCGCGCGGGGCGGGCGCGCACCGGATCGGGCGCGAGGCGGATCAGGGCGCGGGCGAGATCCCGAGCGATCGGCCGCTGAGCCCGCGGCCCAGGCCCGCGATGCGCTCCGCGATCGTGAGCACCGCGGCCGCAGCGGGGTCCGCCGGATCAGCGAGCACCGCGGGTGCGCCGCGATCCCCGGCCTCCCGGAATCCGGGGCTCAGGGGTACGCTGCCCAGGAGCGGCACGTCCCCATGCTCGGCGTCGCTTAGCCGCTCGGCGACGCGGGCGCCGCCGCCCGTGCCGAACACCTCGATGACGCCGCCGTCGGGGCCGGGGAGGCCCGCCATGTTCTCGACGACGCCGATGACGCGCTGCCCCGTCTGCCTGGCGACGAGCG from Leucobacter allii carries:
- the dapE gene encoding succinyl-diaminopimelate desuccinylase, whose amino-acid sequence is MPLLDPSAGPVALTRALCDIPSVSGDERAIADAVEAALAAHAPHLQVVRDGDTLIARTELGRARRVAIAGHLDTVPINDNLPVRDEIDPETGEACIRGRGTVDMKAGVAVQLALAVELTDPAVDLTWIWYDHEEVASDLSGLGRAMRHRPELFAADFAILGEPSNGTIEGGCNGTLRARVTLTGTRAHAARSWMGVNAIHRAGLLLDRLAAFEPERIVVDGLEYREGLNAVRIEGGVAGNVIPDRCDIEVNYRFAPSRTAEEAAEVVREFFADADEVEIVDLAPGARPGLDAPLAQGFVAAVGAVPTAKFGWTDVSRFSALGIPAVNFGPGNAMLAHADDERVPVAQIESAADALRSWLATAG
- a CDS encoding twin-arginine translocase TatA/TatE family subunit, translated to MGLTIDKILVIMVIAMFVLGPDKLPMYAKKLGEFVRNIKHMADGAKDRLRDEMGPEFDEVDWKQLDPRQYDPRRIIRDALVEDEREARAAARKERVAEAAKARQERLGPAVPGELNFDEEAT
- a CDS encoding O-methyltransferase, which codes for MSKLERNWQYAEQYPGETDALVRARRLSLELGVEPVSRSVAAQLSAFTVLAGAKAVCEIGTGVGVSGLSLLRYAPEATLTSIELEAEHLREAKGVFAQAGIPAARLRLIEGDARHVVPRLNLAAYDLVLVDADPAQLLEHFENALGIVRPGGCIIVPGVFAHGRVPDPAARDEATIACRDLLALVAESPAIAPMLSPAGDGVLALVRLDG
- a CDS encoding citrate synthase; the protein is MTDSTQSQGPAAAKLTFPGGSAELPLLDSVDGHPAIDVSTLTKQTGYTALDYGFVNTASTKSEITYIDGDEGILRYRGYPIEELAQKSTFIEVAYLLIYGELPTPEQLEGFTNEIRRHTLLHEDMRYYFEAVPHTAHPMAVLSGGLQTMSTYYESSLDTTVPEFVEVNTIRLLAKLPVLAAYAHKKSIGQAFLYPDNELNFVENFLRLNFGNKAEKYEMNPVLVDALDKLLILHADHEQNASTSTVRLVGSTGANMFSSVSAGINALSGPLHGGANEAVLDMLAQIRDSGQSVATFVEKVKRKEDGVKLMGFGHRVYKNYDPRARIVKESAGRVLEELGVNDPLLGLAQELEQIALEDDYFKERKLYPNVDFYTGVIYKAMGFPTRMFTVLFAIGRLPGWIAQWREAREDRQTKIGRPQQLYIGSPERHLDR
- the dapD gene encoding 2,3,4,5-tetrahydropyridine-2,6-dicarboxylate N-succinyltransferase, with amino-acid sequence MTDTRYAWSAGIATIAANGTVLDAWFPAPALGKRPEERDPWIAPAELEAQAGADEARGVELRPVNLEIDLDAAPASTEDAYLRLHLLSHCLVRPNALNLDGVFGKLPNVAWTTAGPMLPEEYAARLPQLKRAGITAVGLDKFPRLTDYVVPAGVRIADASRVRLGAHLAPGTTVMHEGFVNFNAGTLGASMVEGRISQGVVVGDGSDIGGGASIMGTLSGGGTQRITIGERALLGANSGIGISLGDDSVVEAGLYVTAGTKVVLPQGTADAPGEAVEVKAVELSGVAKLLFRRNSRTGAVEALPREGAGIVLNAALHA
- a CDS encoding putative bifunctional diguanylate cyclase/phosphodiesterase, whose translation is MSDRGDASPAVHGLADRGSMLCAIEEAASRTTAEGYGAFICVSVDDLSAVNDAFGYEAGDILIDAAAERLRAISIPGVRLGRIGVETFGVLAGALGTDRARAERRCRELVDAVSAALTGKADLGSGVPIELSASIGFVIWTLPAFPRSAHGADAAGFIDAAYLRTADAFEIMKCADIARKRIVASETTKRARRFLPYMLEEAQERVHLISELRRGIRAGELRLYAQPIVDAERRLIGEEGLIRWLSPERGLVPPDSFIPLAEQTDVIVEIGEWVLEEACRILAEWSRDPRFRDVTFSVNLSARQLRTKDFAERLRELVSTHGVPAERLKLELTESVLQSDLESTIRMLTLLRADGILASLDDFGTGYSSLSYLHQLPVQQLKIDRSFVTTVAEDRQAAAIARTIVELGTTLGLQVVAEGVETEAQFAELRRIGVDAFQGYLFGKPRPVEELAAV
- the dapC gene encoding succinyldiaminopimelate transaminase, with product MAPYAARAAEHPGGALDLSVGSPVDPAPAAVRTALAAATDAHAYPATAGAPPLRAAIAEWFGRRRGVTIAPDAVLPTIGSKELVALLPFLLGIGAGEAVVFPRIAYPSYAMGAALAGAEAIASDDPSEWPAHAKLIWINSPSNPDGRVMDVAALAAAVARAREIGAVIVGDECYAEFGWESPWDREPIPSILDPRVVGETDGAPDHRGVLSAYSLSKQSNLAGYRAAFVAGDPALVARLLTVRKHAGLMQPAPVQAAMIAALGDESHVAEQRERYRARRAAILPALEAAGYRVEGSEAGLYLWATRGRDAWESVAEFAELGIVVGPGHFYGAHSPEHVRLALTASDAAISAAAERIAPA
- a CDS encoding DUF3117 domain-containing protein codes for the protein MAAMKPRTGDGPMEAVRESRLIVVRVPLEGGGRLVVSVNDEEAGELRDVLAAVLDG